The stretch of DNA AGGAAAATCATGGGATTTACACAGGAAATCAAGGCCCGTCATCCTAGAACAGGGATATGTCTTATGTTTCGGTAATCATTTCGTCAGAACGCGATTTCGAACTGGGGACGGACTTAAACTGGGACTCAGGGGCGGACCCAGTATAGGACATGTACACCCAATAATTGTTACAAAAAAAAATCGAAGTTAGTAGGTAAAATCCATggtcagatccgaatacaaatagCACATGTTAGGGGGTTAGGGTGTTCGATTTCGCACGGCAGGAAAGGAAGGGAAGAGAAAGGGCGGACATACCTTGTCAGCCGGCGAAGCGCCCGACGAAGAACTGGCAAGGGCGGCGCCACTCCCCTGTCGTCGCCGCTTGGAAAGAAGGCagacgagcgagcgagcgagagagagagagagagagaagagacgGGGAGAGGACTTCCGTGGGGCGCTCGTAAGGTTGGGTAGATAGAGATCCCCCATCTATAATCCAGCCCACCCAATAAGCCCACGGCCCATGATTCCTTCCGTGCTCAGGAAAAGCACAGCAAGCGGGAGCAGCAGAAGGCCCAATTCGGTCAGCTGGCAAGACTAGATTAAATTAATGTAGTCAACATTCTAAAATACAAGATTGAACATCTATTCAAACTTTATGCAATATTTTGGATAAAGTAGTTCAACATTTTATGTAAATGTTGAAGCATTAATAATTACGAGAAACTGCAAATTAATAATTTAGGGACCTATGTGACACCCTTAAACAAGTTTAGTGAATACTGATGCAATTTACGCAATAACTTAACAAGCTCTGCCATGCATTTTTTCTATACACAGAGAAAACGGTTTGTGGCCAATATAATCTGCAGTCCGATCAGGTTTTCAGCATTGGTTTGCAAACTTGCTACCATTTTTCTTTTTATTAAGCCTTTCTTTGCTCTCAGATCTCGACAGATCTCCTGGATGAACAACTTGCATCAGAAACATACAGAAGCTACATCGAAATCAAGAAGCTATTTTTTTCTCATCTGCCTCATTAGGAAGGGTCTCCAGTTTGCCATTCTTGTCAGGAGCTGTATCCACTTCATCCAGATTTCTGAACCCAAGCTCCGACATGTCTTGCTTCGCCATCAAGTTTCTGAAGAAGGCAAATTTTGAGATTTAGTACCACACATGGAAACAATGATTTGAAATCTTAATGGAAAGAGCAGCAGCAAAcagaaaaagaagaagcaaaAAGTGTATCTTGTTATGGACCAGCAAACAATTTAATGCGAAGTGAACCTTGTTATGATGAGCTCAGATACTGAATTTCAGAGATCAAAGTTGGTCAGAGgtcagagctcaccccagggcTAGTAAGAATTCGCAACATAGAACAATGAAACACTATCTCAAAACAATCAGTGCAGCACCAAAACGTATCCTAAAAGCACTAGCTGCATGCCCACTTGTGGTTGGCATACTGATCACTTCACTTGATTACCAAACACTGACTCTATATGGCACACTGCACATGTGGTATACCTGAGGATGCAAAACATTCTGGGAGGCCAAACTATGTTGCCATGGGCTATTGTAGCCATAGCAGTTACTTCCCTCAACAACTGAAAATAGATCAGGACATGATGTAGCTTGCAGATCAGCACATGTGCCCAAAAAAGAACATATTTGTCAAtcaaactaaatattttttggTCAAAGTAGAGAAAAATACAGAAAGCATTTATGAGTGTAGGGCAGAGAATTAATTCCAAGAATAGGGCAACTATCCAGAAACTCCAATCCATACATAATATGTTTGCACAGCTTCCTTGGACATTAATTTTATAGTATGTAACATACTAACCACAAAACTTAATTGTCGCTAGGTTTAGGAAATTATTGATATGCCAAAAATGAAGTTGTGTATCTATATCATGATAACTTTTACAACTCTAAAATTAGCATGTAGATAATAAGAACTAAGCATACTAACCTCTCCATCCGACATTCCAGATACCTCTTTGAGAACTGCCGACATTTTTCAGACTGGAATCCTGTTGATTTCAGGCAGGCAAGATAGCCTTTCTTCTCCTGTTTGAATAGTCACCATTCATATAACAAGTATAGAAAAACAATGGTAATTGATGAAGAAAGTCTGCAGCCTTACCAAGTCGCACTCATTTAAGTGATCCAATGGGAATACACCTTTTTCAGGAGGCACAGGCCTCACCCCCCTATTTCCACCAAATGCGCCACCTGTGACAATTCACATTGTTATTCAGATCTTCATATTAATATAATCCTGCAATTTGGAATGACAACATATGAATGAGGAGATGTCGCTTTAAAACTTGTAACAGATGCCTAATGCAAACAAAAACAATGAATAACAGATAGGAAGCAATGTTAAGAGGTCAACCCTGGACCAGTACACCTCCTTACCGGCACTCATGTGCCAAAAAGTTAAGTGTTTCGATCAGGAACAGTCAAGAACAAAGGCTTCCAAGAATAAAGTCGGATCTCTAGCAATCGTGTGGCCGATGCCTCAACACTGCAACAACACAATAAACACTATAGCTGGTAAGTGCAGTATACGGAATTTATCAACTGAAACTTCAATTTTGTATCAGTGAATGCCATGTTTACCCATTTAAAACAAACTGTCGGATGATATGACAAGTAGACAACCTTGCAGTGCACTACCAAAATATTGACAAGTATGACAACAATAGAATCCAATAAATGCATTTTGTACTAAGTATTCTCTAAGTTGCAACAACAAACAGCCACCACCGGATGCATGAGGATCTGAAGATGCATTAAGTTTTAACAACTGAAACCATCCATAGACATAGGACCAAACTTCAAACAAGGAGTAGCCAGATATCAGAACATACAGATGCACCCAGACGACTAGCAATGCTGTACGATATGCATTCATTACGAATCGAAGGCAAGTCAATGGTCATCCATATAGCAGATTGAAAATTAGGCATACAGGTTCAATCCAATTAGTTCGAAGCTTCATATGATACTGGTCTTGCATTCacaaatcatgaaaatatttatatttcgAATCGATCCAAAGTGGATGGAAGTCTAATCTTCGATGGGTGAGAATCTGAGAGTAGAACAACACCTCACGGCAGCGCCAAGGGCCTGTGAGaatgcgcggcggcgcggcactGAGGGACTCCACCCGTAGGGAGGGGAGGCCGCTGCTCGCCCAACTCCGCGAGGCTCCCGCGCCGTCACGCCCACGCGTGGCTGAGTGTGAGGCTGATGCGTGACGCCAAAGCCGCCCGCCCACGCATCGACGCCGTTGGCCATCGCCGCTCGGCGCTCGCGCTCGGTGTTGCTGCCACCGTGAGGACTTAGGAGTAGGAGGGATGGGAGGCAGCCGCGTTCCCTCGAGGTGAGGTGGGCTGAGCTGGTGTCTGGTGTCTGAGCCTTCGGAGTTTGTGGGCTCTTGTGGACTTGGCTACTGCTGCGCCACTGAGTTCGGCCCAAATACAGCTGCTGACATTTTCGAATACGTGTCCCTTGGACCCACTCGCCATAGGTAGCAATCCTGGCAAATGCTTTGGAGTCGTATAAAATGTACCCTTCCCGTCGCGAatcaaaccctaaaccccttcGCTCTCTTGTCGCACCGCCGCCATGTCGCCGCAGCCGCCACACCCGGTGTCCCGTGAGACGGTGGCCGGCGCCGTCGCCTCCTTGACCAAGTGGATGAAGAAGCGCACCGCGGAGGCGCCCCCCAACCTTCTCGCCGACGAGCGCGACGACCTCGTCGTCCTCCAGCTCTCCCTCCGCCGCATCCCCGCCTCGCCCACCACCAggccgcgcctcctcccgctCCCACACCCCGTCGTCGGGCACGATGGCGCCTCCGTCTGCGTCATCTCCGACGACCGCCCCAACTCGCGGTCTCCGCCCGCCTCCGACCTCCTCGATGCGTCCAAGTCGCTCCACCGCCTCCCCGTCTCCGAGGTCATCCCGCTCTCCACGCTCCGCACGGACTACCGCCCGTACgagtcgcgccgccgcctcgccgcctccCACGACCTCTTCATCGCCGACCGCGCCATCCTCCCGCTGCTGCCGCGCGTCCTCGGGAAGGCGTTCTACTCAACCAAGAAGGCTCCTATTGGAGTTGATTTCACCCGCGTTGGGTGGCCGGAGCAGGTCCGCAAGGTGCTGGGCTCCGCTTTTCTGTACCTGCGGTCGGGGACCTGCTCGGGAATCAAAGTTGGGAGGCTGGACATGGAGGAAGAGGAGATCGTGGAGAATGTGATGGCCGCGGTGGAGGCGGCTGTGGAAAAGGTGCCAAAGAAGTGGGCCAACGTTAGGGCGCTGCATCTGAAGGCTGTGGATTCAGTTGCCCTGCCAATTTACCAGGTTGTGCCAGAGTTGGGTATGAAGATTGAGGTGCC from Panicum hallii strain FIL2 chromosome 3, PHallii_v3.1, whole genome shotgun sequence encodes:
- the LOC112884611 gene encoding cytochrome c oxidase assembly protein COX19-like produces the protein MSAGGAFGGNRGVRPVPPEKGVFPLDHLNECDLEKKGYLACLKSTGFQSEKCRQFSKRYLECRMERNLMAKQDMSELGFRNLDEVDTAPDKNGKLETLPNEADEKKIAS
- the LOC112887814 gene encoding ribosomal L1 domain-containing protein 1-like, producing the protein MSPQPPHPVSRETVAGAVASLTKWMKKRTAEAPPNLLADERDDLVVLQLSLRRIPASPTTRPRLLPLPHPVVGHDGASVCVISDDRPNSRSPPASDLLDASKSLHRLPVSEVIPLSTLRTDYRPYESRRRLAASHDLFIADRAILPLLPRVLGKAFYSTKKAPIGVDFTRVGWPEQVRKVLGSAFLYLRSGTCSGIKVGRLDMEEEEIVENVMAAVEAAVEKVPKKWANVRALHLKAVDSVALPIYQVVPELGMKIEVPEEVESGVIIDAAELETKGKKTDKKKKAMMYPNANDDEGVASESGKRKRNKKEQIKDVEMQEEVQAETEKKKWRKSIVVSVGEGQKVGKKGKDKGKRDLENEVEEPSMDNKKKSKKRKIEEGKKKKKNMKGDGEVSADKSQEDKKSRGEKSDGKIKKTKSRVRV